A section of the Chloroflexota bacterium genome encodes:
- a CDS encoding DUF3459 domain-containing protein, with translation MSEHTDVTESTPPGGQAAPWWQRGVVYQIYPRSFLDASGDGVGDLRGVLSKLQYLSDTLGVDAIWLSPFYPSPMADFGYDVADYCNVDPLFGDLAAFDALVAEAHRLGLRVVVDFVSNHTSDRHPWFQASRSSRDNPYRDWYVWRDAKPDGSLPNNWLAVFGGSVWEWDQPTGQYYLHSYLKEQPDLDWRNPAVEAALHDVLRFWLDRGVDGFRLDAVRRIMKDPGLRDNPPVIGDGIETHKPQGAYSLQRHVHDMAHPDIHGAFQRMRRVLEAYEQRDGRPRVLIGEIHDLDYRSLVRYYGERLDELHLPVNFGMLQVPWNAQAIRALVDSYEAALPPGAWPNYVLDNHDDPRAATRVGGPAQARLAMLLLLTLRGSPTLYYGEELGMQDVPIPPELEQDPFGKNVPGLGLGRDPCRTPMPWDASANGGFCPPEATPWLPLGDDLATVNVAAELADPRSMLSLTRRLLALRRGSAALSVGSYRPLDGAGLPADCFVYLREADGRRESDGAGERLLVALNFADGERVVQGPEGAAEVLVSTHLDRAGPLDGSSLTLRPFEGCIIRLV, from the coding sequence ATGAGCGAGCACACCGATGTGACCGAATCGACGCCGCCCGGCGGGCAGGCGGCTCCCTGGTGGCAGCGCGGCGTGGTGTACCAGATCTACCCGCGCAGCTTTCTCGACGCCAGCGGTGACGGCGTCGGCGATCTGCGAGGCGTGCTGTCGAAGCTCCAGTACCTGAGCGACACGCTCGGCGTCGATGCCATCTGGCTCTCGCCGTTCTACCCGTCCCCGATGGCCGACTTCGGGTACGACGTCGCCGACTACTGCAACGTCGATCCCCTGTTCGGCGATCTGGCTGCCTTTGATGCTCTGGTGGCGGAGGCCCACCGGCTTGGTCTGCGGGTCGTCGTCGACTTCGTGTCGAACCACACCTCGGATCGGCATCCGTGGTTCCAGGCATCGCGGTCCTCGCGTGACAATCCGTACCGCGACTGGTACGTCTGGCGTGATGCGAAGCCGGACGGGTCGCTGCCGAACAACTGGCTGGCCGTGTTCGGCGGCTCGGTCTGGGAGTGGGACCAGCCGACCGGCCAGTACTACTTGCACTCCTACCTGAAAGAGCAGCCAGACCTCGACTGGCGGAATCCGGCCGTGGAAGCGGCGTTGCATGACGTGCTGCGCTTCTGGCTCGACCGGGGTGTGGACGGCTTCCGGCTGGACGCTGTGCGCCGCATCATGAAGGATCCGGGTCTGCGAGATAATCCGCCGGTCATCGGCGATGGCATCGAGACCCACAAGCCGCAGGGTGCGTACAGCCTGCAGCGGCACGTCCACGATATGGCCCACCCGGATATCCACGGTGCGTTTCAGCGGATGCGGCGGGTGCTGGAAGCGTACGAGCAGCGTGACGGCCGTCCGCGCGTCTTGATTGGCGAGATCCACGACCTCGACTACAGGTCCCTGGTCCGCTACTACGGCGAGCGCCTGGACGAGCTGCACCTGCCGGTCAACTTCGGGATGTTGCAGGTGCCGTGGAACGCCCAGGCCATCCGTGCCCTGGTGGACTCGTACGAGGCGGCGCTGCCGCCGGGAGCCTGGCCGAACTACGTCCTCGACAACCATGACGATCCGCGCGCGGCCACGCGAGTCGGCGGGCCGGCGCAGGCGCGGCTGGCGATGCTCCTGCTGCTGACGCTCAGAGGCTCCCCGACCCTGTACTACGGCGAAGAGCTGGGCATGCAGGACGTGCCGATCCCGCCCGAGCTGGAGCAGGATCCGTTCGGCAAGAACGTGCCCGGCCTGGGCCTTGGACGCGACCCATGCCGCACGCCGATGCCCTGGGACGCCTCGGCCAACGGCGGCTTCTGCCCGCCAGAAGCGACGCCCTGGCTGCCGCTCGGGGACGACCTCGCAACGGTCAACGTGGCGGCCGAGCTTGCCGATCCGCGCTCGATGCTCTCGCTGACGCGGCGGTTGCTGGCGCTTCGGCGAGGGTCGGCGGCGCTCTCGGTGGGCAGCTACCGGCCGCTCGACGGCGCGGGCCTCCCGGCGGACTGCTTCGTCTACCTCCGTGAGGCCGATGGCCGCCGCGAGAGCGATGGCGCGGGTGAGCGGCTGCTGGTGGCGCTCAACTTCGCAGACGGCGAGCGCGTTGTCCAGGGGCCGGAGGGCGCTGCCGAGGTCCTCGTGTCCACCCACCTCGACCGCGCGGGGCCGCTCGACGGCTCGTCGCTGACGCTTCGGCCGTTCGAAGGGTGCATCATTCGCCTCGTCTGA